GTTCCTGTCTCCGCCTGAGACGCTGATTTCACCTCCCACGGGCGCGCCGCCGCTGCGCCAATCCCGCTGGATAGCCCGCCATCTTCGCCAGGTCGCCGACCAGACGAATGACGGGCACGAGCGCCAGCGCCGCGGCCCGTTCCCGCAGCGGCCTTCCGGCCAGATGCGGCCAGAGCCGGCGATAGGGTCCGCGCGTATAGGCTGCCGCCCCCAGGCCGATGAGCGTGGTCACGGGGAGGCGGGCCGCGGGCCAGCGCGCCGCGGCCGCCAGGAGCGCCAGCAATGCCGCGTAGGCGCTATAGCGCGTCACGTGGCGACGCGCCCACAGCCCGCCTACCCCGTCGCCGCGCGCGTAGAGGTAGTACTGCCGCGCAAAGGCCCGCAGTGAGGAACGGGGCCGGAAATGCACGACTGCCGCGGGCGCAAATGCGCGCCGAAAGCCGCGCCGTTCCGCCTCCAGGTCGAAGTAGAGATCCTCGCTATGGCTCAGCCATTCCGGGAAGCCGCCAATCGCCTCCCACACCTCCCGCCGAAACGCCATGCAGTTGCCGAAGGGCAAAAAGCGCGCCGGATCGATCTCCTCCAGGGTGCGATAGTTGGTCCACGCTAGCGCCAGTTCGAACAGCGAGCGCGGGTCCGGCGCGTAGAAGCCCCCCGTCAGGTCGGCCTCGCCTGCCTCGATTGGCGCGACCAGGGCCGCGAGCCAGTCACGATCCAGGGTCAGCCCGGCGTCGGTACAGGCGATGATTCTGCCTCGCGCGGCGCGAATGGCATGGTTGCGCCCCGAGGGGATGTTATGCCCGCCCGCCACCAGCCGGATGCGCGGCTCGCGGGCAGCGTAGGCTTGCACGATCGCCGGCGTCGCGTCCCGGCTCAGACAGTCGTTCACCACGATTTCATCGGGCAGGCGCGTCTGCGCCAGCATAGACTCGAGCAGCGCGCCAACGCTCTCGGCTTCATCGCGCACCGTGCAGATCAGCGAGAGATGAACTGGAGTCATTTCGGATTTTGGATTGGTGTATATGGGCGCTAATGAGAACCGCGGACAAGGAGTGAGCGTCATTTCGGGCTTCTGCTTCAGGCGGGGGCGCGGGGAGGCGTGGTTTCCCCTCCCTCCTCCGCCCGGGCGCAGCGCGCCAGACGCTCTCCCCGCGCCGGCAGGGAGACGGAATGGCCGCATCTGGTACGAGCGACATGGTACAATCTTCGCCGTCGCGCCGTGATTCGGTTCATCTCCATTCTCCATCAGTGAGGTTCGTATGGCGAAGCCCGCGGAGAAGCAGCGCAAGCCCGGCCGCAACGACCCCTGCCCCTGCGGAAGTGGCCGAAAGTATAAGGACTGCCATCTCCCCCTCGAACAGGCCGCCCGCTCCGAGCAACTGCTGTTGCGCGAGGCTCAGGACACCCTGCTGCCAAAGATCATCGAGGCCGCCCGGAGCGTTCCTGAGTCCTTTCCCGCCGCATTCGCGCGCTTCTGGCAGGGCAAGTATGCTGTGGAACAGATGCCCGAGCTGGACCAGTTGGAGGATCGCGGCGCGGAACGCTTCCTCACGTGGTTCGCCTTCGACGCGCGCGACGAAGATGGGCAAACCCTGGTGGAGCGTCTGGCCGGGCAGGAAGATTTTACCTCCAATCCGTATGAGCGGCGGTTGCTGGATGCGTGGCGCGCGGTGCGGCTGGGCGCCTATGTGGTGGAGGAGGTGAAGAAGGGCCAGGGTCTGACCCTGCGCGACCTGCTCACCGGCGAGCGGCGCGCTCTCGCCGACTACCATGCCTCAAAGCGCCTGGCGACGGGGGAGGTGATCGTCGGCCACCTCGTGCCGGCGGATACCGCCCCGGGGGCGGCCGCGCCCACGTACTATCTCGCCGGGGCCGCCGCCCAGCTTACCGAGGACACCGCCGCGAAATTGCTCGAATTCGCTGAACTGCACCTCGCCGATCTGCGCCGCGCCAACCCCCAGGCCACCTGGGCCGATCTGCTCGCCGAGCGCAGCGAGGCGCTCAATCACTTCGTGATGGCCCTGCCCACCGAAGAACGCGACCCGACGATCCTGGATCGGCTGATCAGCGATGGGCGCATCGCCCTGCAACTCACCGCCGAGAGCGTCGCCGCCCTCCTTGGTCGCCCCGTCGCCGAAGCTTCCGATGAGGAGCGGCGCTGAATCGGGAAACCTGGTTTCCCCGTCCCCCTCTACCCGCCAGGCGTGCTGGTCCTCACCCTCCCCCCGCCCCCCCTCCCTCTCCACCTGCAGTGGAGAGGGAGGGGGGGCCTTCTCAGGTGGAGGGTTTTCCGGCGCATCCTTGCGTCGCATGCGCCATCCGGGGCATTGGAACGCCCAACTCCCCCCTCTCCCGCGCGCGGGACAGGGGGGCGGGGGGGTGAGGGTCGTAAGCGCGCCGGAATGCCGAAAACCCTTTCTCGCTCCAAAAACCCTACCCCTGAGAGGAGGGGGCGCCGGGCACGGCGAGGCGGGGGAGGGTGAGCACCATGGCCCGCTCCACGCACTACCCTCCCGCCTGCGCGAAAGCAAAGGCAATCCCGTCCTGGAGTGTGCCGCGGGTCAGAATGCCCCCCAGATCCACACCCAGTTGCACCAGGGTCTGCGCGACTTCGGGACGTATCCCCGTAAGCACCACCCGCGCGCCGAGCAGATGCACCGCACGCGCCGCCTGGATCAGCGTGTTCGCCACCTGGGTGTCTACTATGTGTACACCAGTTATGTCAATCAGCGCGATGTCGGCGCGATGCCTGGCGACGCCCTCAAGCAAGGTCTCAATCAGTTGAAGCGCTCGCTCCGTATCCACTGAACCGATGATCGGCAACAGCACCACGCGCTTTGAGAGCGGCAGCAGCGGTGTGGACAACTCGCGCAGCGCCTGCTGCTGGGCCTCGATGATCTGCTCCTGGAGGACCAGTCGCTCCTGCTCGGCCCGTCGGCGCTCGGTCAGATCGTCGCAGATTACCAGCAGGTAGGTCGGCTTGCCCCGCTCGTCGTAGAGCGGGATCTTGGTCGTCCGCACGATGCGCCGGCCAAGATGCGGGCTGTCCACCGGTTCTTCGGGGATCACCTCGGTGACCCCGCGGGCAAGCACTTCGCGATCCTTGGCCCGGAAGGCGTCGGCCTGCTCGCGCGGGAAGAAGTCGTAGTCAGTCTTCCCGATCACCTCCTCGGCGCGCAAGCCGAAGAGCAGTTCGCTGGCCGCGTTCCAGAGGACGAAGCGGCCGTCCGCTGCCGCCTTCAACAACACTGCTACCGGCAGATGCGCGAACAGCGTCTGGAGCAATTGCTGGCTTTCCCGCAGCGCCTCTTCGGTGCGCTTCAGATCGGTAATGTCCTCGTAGGTGCCAAGAATGCCGATAACCCTGCCACGACCATCGCGCAGCGGGATCTTGTTCGTGCTGGCCCACGCCACCCGGCCGTCAGCCTGGGTCTGGGTTTCGATGATGTGCAGCGCCGCCTCGCCCGACTCCATCACCTGCCGGTCGAAGGCGCGGTATGAGTCGGACTCCTCTCTTGTCCAGGGCAGATCGTAGTCGCTCTTGCCCACGATCTCATCGGGCGAGGACAGTCCGGCGAAGCGGGCGAAGGTCTTGTTGCAGCCCTGGTAGATCGAGTTGCGGTCCTTCCAGAACACCGCCGCCGGCAGGCTGTCAATGATCAACTGAAGCCGCTCGCGGGCCTGGCGCAGTTCCTCTTCGACCCGGACCCGGTCAGTGATATCGGTTGAGAACCCGCTGATGGCGAAGACGTTGCCATGCTCGTCGTACATTGGCGCACGAATGGAAAGAAAGGTGTGTATGCCATCGGGCATCGGGGCCGTTTCTTCCTGGACCACGACCTGGCCCGTCCGCGCGACTTCCTGCTCGGCGGCGCGCCACCGGGCGACATACGCTTCGGGAAAGAACTCGCTGTCGGCATGCCCGATCAACTCGTCCGTTGCCCGGCCGGCTATCTGGGCCGCGTACCGGTTGATCAAGAGGAACCGCCCTTCGAGGTCCTTAATGTAGATCGCTGCTGGCGAGGTTTCGAGCACATGATGCAGAAACCGCTCGCTACGTTCCAGGGCGGCGGTGCGTTCGGCCACCCGCTGCTCCAGTTCGGCATTCAGCCGTCGCAACTCCTGTTCTACCTGTTTGCGCGCCGTAATATTGTCGAACATCACGGCCAGTTCATCGTTCGGCAAGGGAACCGCGCGCACCGCGAAGGCGCTGGTGATCACCCGCTCGTCGCCATAGGTCACCTCGAACGCGAGAGGTTGTCCGCTGCGCACAACTCCGGCGTAGGCCTGCGGCACGCCCTGTTCGCGCAGTCCAGGGAAGTTCTCGTCGAGGGTCTTGCCGACAATATTCGCCGGACTCACGCCGGTCAGCTCCTCGACAATCGGGTTCGCCGCCACCATGCGCAACGTCCGGTCATCCTCAGGATCTTCCAGCCTGTAGACATGGATCCCCACGCCAAGCTGTTCGAAAATCGCCCGGTAGCGCGCCAGTTCGGCCCGTAATGCAGCGTTTTCCTTGCTGAGCGCCTCAGGGGTGGTGAAAATAGCGGACATATGCCACCGCTTTCTCTTGCCCGTCCCGATGCAACCGGCGCGTCTGATTGCAGACCGCGCATCAGTCGCATCGCAGCACGGGCGGTCCGGCATCGCGTTAAACCAATTCTAGCTCGCGCCTGTAACCACAGACCACACGCAATCGAATAACGTATTGCACAGCCTTTTTTTCGTAATTGCAAAACTTGAATAATTCCCGACTTGAAGGATAATAAGAGCAGCCGAACGATGAGGAGGACAGCAATGGCGCGCCCAATCGAGTTTGTGCTGATCCTTGGTATGCAACGTTACAGCCACGACCTGTTCCGCCAGGCCGAGGCCCAGGTACGTGCCGAGGCGCCGGAGTTCAAGGTGCACGTGTTCGAGGATAGCGACGTGCAACGCCGCCCGCAGGAGGTGGAAGCCGCGCTTGCACGCTGCGCCTGCCTGATCACCTCGATCATCACCCTCCATGAGACCGCCGAGTGGCTCGTGCCGACCGTCGAACGTCTCGACCCGCCGGTGGTGTTCTGC
This DNA window, taken from Chloroflexaceae bacterium, encodes the following:
- a CDS encoding glycosyltransferase, which codes for MTPVHLSLICTVRDEAESVGALLESMLAQTRLPDEIVVNDCLSRDATPAIVQAYAAREPRIRLVAGGHNIPSGRNHAIRAARGRIIACTDAGLTLDRDWLAALVAPIEAGEADLTGGFYAPDPRSLFELALAWTNYRTLEEIDPARFLPFGNCMAFRREVWEAIGGFPEWLSHSEDLYFDLEAERRGFRRAFAPAAVVHFRPRSSLRAFARQYYLYARGDGVGGLWARRHVTRYSAYAALLALLAAAARWPAARLPVTTLIGLGAAAYTRGPYRRLWPHLAGRPLRERAAALALVPVIRLVGDLAKMAGYPAGLAQRRRARGR
- a CDS encoding SEC-C domain-containing protein, translated to MAKPAEKQRKPGRNDPCPCGSGRKYKDCHLPLEQAARSEQLLLREAQDTLLPKIIEAARSVPESFPAAFARFWQGKYAVEQMPELDQLEDRGAERFLTWFAFDARDEDGQTLVERLAGQEDFTSNPYERRLLDAWRAVRLGAYVVEEVKKGQGLTLRDLLTGERRALADYHASKRLATGEVIVGHLVPADTAPGAAAPTYYLAGAAAQLTEDTAAKLLEFAELHLADLRRANPQATWADLLAERSEALNHFVMALPTEERDPTILDRLISDGRIALQLTAESVAALLGRPVAEASDEERR
- a CDS encoding PAS domain-containing protein; this encodes MSAIFTTPEALSKENAALRAELARYRAIFEQLGVGIHVYRLEDPEDDRTLRMVAANPIVEELTGVSPANIVGKTLDENFPGLREQGVPQAYAGVVRSGQPLAFEVTYGDERVITSAFAVRAVPLPNDELAVMFDNITARKQVEQELRRLNAELEQRVAERTAALERSERFLHHVLETSPAAIYIKDLEGRFLLINRYAAQIAGRATDELIGHADSEFFPEAYVARWRAAEQEVARTGQVVVQEETAPMPDGIHTFLSIRAPMYDEHGNVFAISGFSTDITDRVRVEEELRQARERLQLIIDSLPAAVFWKDRNSIYQGCNKTFARFAGLSSPDEIVGKSDYDLPWTREESDSYRAFDRQVMESGEAALHIIETQTQADGRVAWASTNKIPLRDGRGRVIGILGTYEDITDLKRTEEALRESQQLLQTLFAHLPVAVLLKAAADGRFVLWNAASELLFGLRAEEVIGKTDYDFFPREQADAFRAKDREVLARGVTEVIPEEPVDSPHLGRRIVRTTKIPLYDERGKPTYLLVICDDLTERRRAEQERLVLQEQIIEAQQQALRELSTPLLPLSKRVVLLPIIGSVDTERALQLIETLLEGVARHRADIALIDITGVHIVDTQVANTLIQAARAVHLLGARVVLTGIRPEVAQTLVQLGVDLGGILTRGTLQDGIAFAFAQAGG